In one Mustela lutreola isolate mMusLut2 chromosome 8, mMusLut2.pri, whole genome shotgun sequence genomic region, the following are encoded:
- the NOL12 gene encoding nucleolar protein 12 isoform X4, producing the protein MGRNKKKQRDGDDRRPRLVLSFDEEKRREYLTGFHKRKVERKKAAIEEIKHRLKEEQKKLREERHQEYLKMLAEREEALEEADELDRLVTAKTESVQYDHPNHTVTVTTISDLDLSGARLLGLPPLEQGTGHRPEEEVSSTEKPTRALPRKSRDPLLSQRISALTASLHAHSRKKTKRKRPRRAPDSTKKPPSATRTSKTQRRRLTGMARHGAE; encoded by the exons ATGGGCCGCAACAAGAAGAAGCAGCGAGATGGCGACGACCGGCGGCCGCGGCTCGTGCTCAGCTTTGATGAAGAGAAGCGGCG GGAGTACCTGACTGGCTTCCATAAGAGGAAGGTAGAGCGGAAGAAGGCAGCCATTGAGGAGATCAAGCACCGGCTcaaggaggagcagaagaagcTCCGGGAGGAG CGGCATCAGGAATACTTGAAgatgctggcagagagagaggaggccctGG AGGAGGCAGATGAACTGGACAGGCTGGTGACGGCAAAGACAGAGTCGGTGCAGTATGACCACCCCAACCACACAGTCACCGTGACCACCATCAGCGACCTAGACCTCTCGGGGGCCCGCCTGCTGGGACTGCCTCCACTGGAG CAAGGGACTGGCCACAGGCCCGAGGAAGAGGTGTCCTCCACGGAAAAGCCGACCAGAGCCTTACCCCGGAAATCCAGAGATCCCCTCCTGTCCCAGCG GATCTCCGCTCTCACGGCGTCACTGCACGCACACAGCCGCAAGAAGACCAAGAGGAAACGTCCCCGACGGGCCCCGGACTCCACCAAGAAGCCCCCAAGTGCCACCCGTACGAGCAAGACCCAGCGCCGCCGGCTGACAGGCATGGCCCGGCACGGCGCAGAGTGA
- the NOL12 gene encoding nucleolar protein 12 isoform X2, with protein MNEEGVRRASLKLIYVRITRAPSSFASLLCASVAPCMKRGSVTYHIGCCEEYLREYLTGFHKRKVERKKAAIEEIKHRLKEEQKKLREERHQEYLKMLAEREEALEEADELDRLVTAKTESVQYDHPNHTVTVTTISDLDLSGARLLGLPPLEQGTGHRPEEEVSSTEKPTRALPRKSRDPLLSQRISALTASLHAHSRKKTKRKRPRRAPDSTKKPPSATRTSKTQRRRLTGMARHGAE; from the exons ATGAATGAGGAGGGAGTGAGACGAGCGTCGCTTAAGTTGATTTATGTCCGCATCACACGTGCCCCGAGTTCCTTCG CCtcgcttctctgtgcctcagtggcCCCATGCATGAAACGGGGATCGGTTACCTACCACATAGGTTGTTGTGAGGAATACTTGAG GGAGTACCTGACTGGCTTCCATAAGAGGAAGGTAGAGCGGAAGAAGGCAGCCATTGAGGAGATCAAGCACCGGCTcaaggaggagcagaagaagcTCCGGGAGGAG CGGCATCAGGAATACTTGAAgatgctggcagagagagaggaggccctGG AGGAGGCAGATGAACTGGACAGGCTGGTGACGGCAAAGACAGAGTCGGTGCAGTATGACCACCCCAACCACACAGTCACCGTGACCACCATCAGCGACCTAGACCTCTCGGGGGCCCGCCTGCTGGGACTGCCTCCACTGGAG CAAGGGACTGGCCACAGGCCCGAGGAAGAGGTGTCCTCCACGGAAAAGCCGACCAGAGCCTTACCCCGGAAATCCAGAGATCCCCTCCTGTCCCAGCG GATCTCCGCTCTCACGGCGTCACTGCACGCACACAGCCGCAAGAAGACCAAGAGGAAACGTCCCCGACGGGCCCCGGACTCCACCAAGAAGCCCCCAAGTGCCACCCGTACGAGCAAGACCCAGCGCCGCCGGCTGACAGGCATGGCCCGGCACGGCGCAGAGTGA
- the NOL12 gene encoding nucleolar protein 12 isoform X1, with product MSASHVPRVPSVCGCQISGRPSCTPKPQRPVHQMFPAQSATLPCGSQRKASCWGPRTFGNASLLCASVAPCMKRGSVTYHIGCCEEYLREYLTGFHKRKVERKKAAIEEIKHRLKEEQKKLREERHQEYLKMLAEREEALEEADELDRLVTAKTESVQYDHPNHTVTVTTISDLDLSGARLLGLPPLEQGTGHRPEEEVSSTEKPTRALPRKSRDPLLSQRISALTASLHAHSRKKTKRKRPRRAPDSTKKPPSATRTSKTQRRRLTGMARHGAE from the exons ATGTCCGCATCACACGTGCCCCGAGTTCCTTCGGTGTGTGGGTGCCAGATCTCAGGACGCCCGAGCTGCACCCCTAAGCCTCAGCGTCCGGTCCATCAGATGTTTCCCGCTCAGAGCGCCACTTTGCCATGTGGTAGTCAGCGAAAAGCCTCGTGTTGGGGCCCCAGAACCTTTGGAAATG CCtcgcttctctgtgcctcagtggcCCCATGCATGAAACGGGGATCGGTTACCTACCACATAGGTTGTTGTGAGGAATACTTGAG GGAGTACCTGACTGGCTTCCATAAGAGGAAGGTAGAGCGGAAGAAGGCAGCCATTGAGGAGATCAAGCACCGGCTcaaggaggagcagaagaagcTCCGGGAGGAG CGGCATCAGGAATACTTGAAgatgctggcagagagagaggaggccctGG AGGAGGCAGATGAACTGGACAGGCTGGTGACGGCAAAGACAGAGTCGGTGCAGTATGACCACCCCAACCACACAGTCACCGTGACCACCATCAGCGACCTAGACCTCTCGGGGGCCCGCCTGCTGGGACTGCCTCCACTGGAG CAAGGGACTGGCCACAGGCCCGAGGAAGAGGTGTCCTCCACGGAAAAGCCGACCAGAGCCTTACCCCGGAAATCCAGAGATCCCCTCCTGTCCCAGCG GATCTCCGCTCTCACGGCGTCACTGCACGCACACAGCCGCAAGAAGACCAAGAGGAAACGTCCCCGACGGGCCCCGGACTCCACCAAGAAGCCCCCAAGTGCCACCCGTACGAGCAAGACCCAGCGCCGCCGGCTGACAGGCATGGCCCGGCACGGCGCAGAGTGA
- the NOL12 gene encoding nucleolar protein 12 isoform X3: MSASHVPRVPSVCGCQISGRPSCTPKPQRPVHQMFPAQSATLPCGSQRKASCWGPRTFGNASLLCASVAPCMKRGSVTYHIGCCEEYLREYLTGFHKRKVERKKAAIEEIKHRLKEEQKKLREERHQEYLKMLAEREEALEEADELDRLVTAKTESVQYDHPNHTVTVTTISDLDLSGARLLGLPPLEQGTGHRPEEEVSSTEKPTRALPRKSRDPLLSQRPV; this comes from the exons ATGTCCGCATCACACGTGCCCCGAGTTCCTTCGGTGTGTGGGTGCCAGATCTCAGGACGCCCGAGCTGCACCCCTAAGCCTCAGCGTCCGGTCCATCAGATGTTTCCCGCTCAGAGCGCCACTTTGCCATGTGGTAGTCAGCGAAAAGCCTCGTGTTGGGGCCCCAGAACCTTTGGAAATG CCtcgcttctctgtgcctcagtggcCCCATGCATGAAACGGGGATCGGTTACCTACCACATAGGTTGTTGTGAGGAATACTTGAG GGAGTACCTGACTGGCTTCCATAAGAGGAAGGTAGAGCGGAAGAAGGCAGCCATTGAGGAGATCAAGCACCGGCTcaaggaggagcagaagaagcTCCGGGAGGAG CGGCATCAGGAATACTTGAAgatgctggcagagagagaggaggccctGG AGGAGGCAGATGAACTGGACAGGCTGGTGACGGCAAAGACAGAGTCGGTGCAGTATGACCACCCCAACCACACAGTCACCGTGACCACCATCAGCGACCTAGACCTCTCGGGGGCCCGCCTGCTGGGACTGCCTCCACTGGAG CAAGGGACTGGCCACAGGCCCGAGGAAGAGGTGTCCTCCACGGAAAAGCCGACCAGAGCCTTACCCCGGAAATCCAGAGATCCCCTCCTGTCCCAGCG GCCTGTATGA
- the NOL12 gene encoding nucleolar protein 12 isoform X5 — protein MSASHVPRVPSVCGCQISGRPSCTPKPQRPVHQMFPAQSATLPCGSQRKASCWGPRTFGNASLLCASVAPCMKRGSVTYHIGCCEEYLREYLTGFHKRKVERKKAAIEEIKHRLKEEQKKLREERHQEYLKMLAEREEALGRTLELVTSWTVSHRGEGPLHSRAGQGVRVRLRAL, from the exons ATGTCCGCATCACACGTGCCCCGAGTTCCTTCGGTGTGTGGGTGCCAGATCTCAGGACGCCCGAGCTGCACCCCTAAGCCTCAGCGTCCGGTCCATCAGATGTTTCCCGCTCAGAGCGCCACTTTGCCATGTGGTAGTCAGCGAAAAGCCTCGTGTTGGGGCCCCAGAACCTTTGGAAATG CCtcgcttctctgtgcctcagtggcCCCATGCATGAAACGGGGATCGGTTACCTACCACATAGGTTGTTGTGAGGAATACTTGAG GGAGTACCTGACTGGCTTCCATAAGAGGAAGGTAGAGCGGAAGAAGGCAGCCATTGAGGAGATCAAGCACCGGCTcaaggaggagcagaagaagcTCCGGGAGGAG CGGCATCAGGAATACTTGAAgatgctggcagagagagaggaggccctGG GCCGGACTCTGGAGCTGGTGACTTCCTGGACAGTCTCCCATAGAGGAGAGGGGCCACTGCACTCtagggctgggcagggggtgaGAGTCCGGTTACGTGCGCTCTGA